The following are from one region of the Trichoderma breve strain T069 chromosome 5, whole genome shotgun sequence genome:
- a CDS encoding ABC transporter transmembrane region domain-containing protein, translated as MTADISEKSPMGAQSVPTSSHSASSDVDATLSSRHGKEAEIDLTKVDSKPPAPPPPKSDDIDELYAHLPANQAEILKRQVYTPEIKAGIKAVYRYASRTDLAIIFVSSFCAIASGAAIPMMTIIFGRLQNTFQSYFYSGGNMTYDQFVNEMSHFVLYFVYLAIGDFVVTYICTVGFIYTGEHIAAKIREHYLQSCMRQNIGYFDKIGAGEVTTRITADTNLIQDGISEKVSLTLAALATFFTAFIIGFVNYWKLTLILSSTVFALLLNVGTGGRLMLKNNKASLEAFALGGSLADEVLSSVRNAIAFGTQDRLAKQYDKHLGKAQYYGVRVKSAMGVMIAGMMLILFLNYGLAFWQGSKFIIEGIVPLSKILTIMMSVMIGAFQLGNVTPNIQAFTTALAAAAKIFNTIDRISPLDPSDDKGEKLADFKGNIRLENVEHIYPSRPEVKVMNGVSLEIPAGKTTALVGASGSGKSTIVGLVERFYDPVGGTVYLDGHDISTLNLKWLRQQMALVSQEPTLFGTTIYHNIRHGLIGTEHEHATEEKQRELVMAAAAKANAHDFISALPEGYETNVGERGFLLSGGQKQRIAIARAVVSNPKILLLDEATSALDTKSEGVVQAALEAASQGRTTITIAHRLSTIKDAHNIVVMSQGSIVEQGTHDELLEKQGAYYNLVSAQKIAVTQENAEEEEEISEKEEMLIRKMTTNKEEYTADPDDDIAAKLDRSATQKSASSIALQKRKQEEEQKYSLWTLIKVIAAFNAPEWKLMLVGLFFSTICGGGNPTSAVFFAKQIVTLSQPVTPANAHRIKKDSDFWSAMYLMLAFVQFFAFATQGVLFAICSERLVHRVRDRAFRAMLRQDVAFFDRDENTAGALTSFLSTETTHVAGLSGATLGTLLMMSTTLIVAIVLSLSIGWKLSLVCTACIPILLGCGFFRFWLLAHFQRRSKAAYAASATFASEAISAIRTVAALTREEDVLKLYHDSLVEQQRRSLRSVLKSSLLYAASQSLNFLVFALGFWYGGTLIGKGEYNLFQFFLCFMAVVFGAQSAGSIFSFAPDMGKAHHAARELKVLFDRQPTIDTWSEQGQPLPEVEGSLEFRDVHFRYPTRPEQPVLRGLNLTVQPGQYVALVGASGCGKSTTIALLERFYDPLTGGVYIDGKEISTLNLNEYRSHIALVSQEPTLYQGTIKENILLGTADPDVTDEAVELACREANIYEFIMSLPEGFNTIVGSKGALLSGGQKQRIAIARALIRHPKILLLDEATSALDSESEHVVQAALDKAAKGRTTIAVAHRLSTIQKADVIYVFNQGRIVEAGTHAELMKKDGHYAELVKLQSLAKNN; from the coding sequence ATGACCGCCGACATATCGGAAAAGTCGCCCATGGGCGCGCAATCAGTCCCGACCTCTAGTCACAGCGCTTCTTCAGATGTCGATGCCACGCTTTCATCGAGACATGGCAAGGAGGCGGAAATCGACCTGACAAAGGTCGACTCCAAGCCACCTgctcctccccctcccaaGTCGGACGACATCGATGAGCTTTACGCTCATCTACCCGCCAACCAGGCTGAGATCCTGAAGCGTCAGGTCTATACCCCGGAGATCAAGGCCGGAATCAAGGCCGTCTATCGATATGCCTCCCGCACTGATCTGGCCATCATTTTCGTCTCGTCCTTCTGTGCCATTGCTTCTGGTGCTGCCATTCCCATGATGACCATCATCTTCGGTAGACTCCAAAATACCTTCCAGTCATACTTTTATAGCGGCGGTAACATGACCTACGATCAGTTTGTCAATGAAATGAGCCACTTCGTCCTCTACTTCGTCTATCTGGCCATTGGAGACTTCGTTGTCACCTACATCTGCACCGTTGGTTTCATTTACACTGGTGAGCATATCGCTGCGAAGATCCGCGAACACTACCTACAGAGCTGCATGCGCCAAAACATTGGCTATTTCGATAAGATTGGTGCCGGTGAAGTCACCACGCGCATTACGGCTGATACCAACCTCATCCAGGATGGTATTTCGGAAAAGGTTTCCCTTACCCTCGCAGCTCTGGCGACTTTCTTCACTGCATTCATCATCGGCTTTGTCAATTACTGGAAGTTGACTCTTATCCTTTCATCTACTGTGTTTGCATTGCTTCTTAATGTTGGCACTGGTGGCCGTCTTATGCTCAAGAACAACAAAGCTTCTCTCGAAGCGTTTGCTCTAGGCGGTAGCTTGGCTGATGAAGTTCTCAGCTCAGTTCGGAATGCTATTGCCTTTGGAACCCAAGATCGCCTTGCCAAGCAGTATGATAAGCACCTTGGGAAGGCTCAGTACTATGGAGTTCGGGTCAAGTCTGCTATGGGCGTCATGATCGCCGGCATGATGCTCATTCTGTTTCTGAATTACGGTCTGGCTTTCTGGCAGGGCAGCAAATTCATCATTGAAGGAATTGTCCCATTGTCCAAAATCCTGACCATTATGATGTCCGTCATGATTGGTGCCTTCCAGCTCGGCAACGTCACCCCCAACATCCAGGCTTTCACCACTGctcttgcagcagctgccaagatcttcaacaccatcgaTCGAATCTCTCCGCTCGACCCTTCAGACGACAAGGGTGAGAAACTTGCTGACTTCAAGGGCAACATTCGCTTGGAAAACGTCGAGCATATTTATCCCTCTCGACCCGAAGTCAAGGTCATGAATGGCGTGTCGCTTGAGATCCCTGCTGGCAAAACTACTGCTTTGGTTGGTGCTTCAGGATCTGGTAAGAGTACTATTGTTGGTCTCGTTGAACGATTTTACGATCCTGTCGGAGGAACCGTTTACTTGGACGGCCATGATATTAGCACTCTTAACCTGAAATGGCTGCGCCAGCAAATGGCCCTTGTTAGCCAGGAACCTACTCTCTTCGGAACGACCATCTATCACAATATTCGCCATGGCTTGATCGGAACGGAGCACGAACATGCGACtgaggagaagcagcgcGAGCTTGTCATGGCCgcggctgccaaggccaacgcTCACGACTTCATTTCTGCCCTCCCTGAAGGTTACGAGACCAACGTTGGTGAACGCGGCTTCCTTTTGTCTGGTGGCCAGAAACAACGTATCGCAATTGCTCGTGCCGTCGTGTCAAACCCAAAGATTCTACTGCTGGACGAAGCTACATCTGCCCTCGACACCAAGTCTGAAGGTGTTGTCCAAGCTGCCTTGGAAGCTGCCTCTCAGGGCCGAACCACAATTACCATTGCCCACAGGTTGTCCACCATCAAGGATGCCCACAACATCGTCGTCATGTCCCAAGGTAGCATTGTTGAGCAAGGTACCCAcgatgagctgcttgagaaGCAAGGTGCCTACTACAACCTTGTTTCGGCCCAGAAGATTGCTGTCACTCAAGAGAACgccgaagaggaagaggagatttctgagaaggaggagatgctTATCCGCAAGATGACCACCAACAAGGAGGAGTACACAGCTGACCCTGATGATGACATCGCCGCTAAACTGGATCGATCTGCTACACAAAAGTCGGCCTCGAGCATTGCCCTTCAGAAGCGcaagcaagaggaggaacagAAGTACAGCCTGTGGACTCTTATCAAGGTCATCGCTGCTTTCAACGCCCCCGAGTggaagctgatgctggtcggcctcttcttctctaccATTTGTGGTGGCGGTAACCCGACCTCTGCagtcttcttcgccaagcaAATCGTCACTCTCTCGCAGCCCGTCACCCCAGCGAACGCACACCGCATCAAGAAAGACTCCGACTTTTGGAGTGCCATGTACTTGATGCTCGCCTTTGTTCAATTCTTCGCCTTTGCAACCCAGGGTGTCTTGTTTGCCATCTGCTCCGAACGCCTTGTCCATCGCGTCCGAGACCGTGCTTTCCGCGCCATGTTGCGCCAGGATGTTGCTTTCTTTGACAGGGATGAGAATACCGCTGGTGCTTTGACGTCGTTCCTCTCCACCGAGACAACCCATGTTGCTGGCCTTAGCGGTGCCACTCTCGGTACGTTGCTCATGATGTCTACAACTCTCATCGTTGCTATCGTCCTGTCGCTTTCGATCGGATGGAAGCTCTCGCTCGTTTGCACTGCCTGTATTCCCATCTTGCTGGGATGCGGTTTCTTCCGTTTCTGGCTGCTTGCTCACTTCCAGCGTCGCTCCAAGGCCGCTTATGCTGCCTCGGCCACTTTTGCTTCTGAGGCTATCTCTGCTATTCGGACTGTTGCTGCCCTTACTCGTGAAGAAGACGTCTTGAAGCTGTACCACGATTCACTCGTTGAGCAGCAACGACGCAGTCTTAGGTCAGTGCTGAAATCCAGTTTGTTGTACGCTGCCTCGCAATCGTTAAACTTTTTGGTCTTTGCGTTGGGCTTCTGGTACGGTGGTACCCTGATTGGAAAGGGCGAATACAACCTTTTCCagttcttcctctgcttcaTGGCTGTCGTTTTCGGTGCCCAGTCGGCTGGTTCCATTTTCTCCTTCGCCCCCGACATGGGCAAGGCTCATCACGCCGCTAGGGAGCTGAAGGTCTTATTCGATCGACAGCCCACTATTGACACCTGGTCAGAGCAAGGCCAGCCGTTGCCCGAGGTCGAGGGAAGCCTTGAATTCCGCGATGTTCACTTCCGTTACCCAACTCGCCCGGAGCAGCCAGTTCTGCGAGGATTGAACTTGACCGTCCAGCCTGGACAGTATGTTGCCCTGGTTGGTGCCTCTGGCTGCGGCAAGAGTACTACAATTGCCCTTTTGGAACGATTCTACGACCCATTGACTGGTGGTGTATACATTGATGGCAAAGAAATCAGCACGCTCAACCTAAACGAATACCGGTCCCACATTGCTCTGGTTAGCCAAGAGCCGACGTTATATCAGGGAACTATCAAAGAGAACATCCTGCTTGGAACTGCGGACCCAGATGTCACAGACGAAGCCGTGGAATTAGCTTGTCGCGAGGCTAACATCTACGAATTCATCATGTCCTTGCCTGAAGGATTTAACACTATTGTCGGTAGCAAGGGAGCTCTGTTGTCTGGTGGTCAGAAACAACGTATTGCCATTGCCCGAGCTCTTATTCGTCACCCCAagatccttcttcttgatgaagcgACCTCTGCTTTGGATTCTGAATCTGAGCACGTTGTGCAGGCCGCCTTGgacaaggccgccaagggcCGTACCACCATTGCTGTGGCTCACCGTCTCAGCACGATCCAAAAGGCAGATGTCATCTACGTCTTCAACCAGGGCCGCATAGTCGAAGCTGGTACTCATGCcgagttgatgaagaaggacGGCCACTATGCGGAGCTTGTCAAGCTTCAGAGTCTGGCCAAGAACAACTAA
- a CDS encoding zinc finger, c3HC4 type (RING finger) domain-containing protein has protein sequence MAPRRTSGSGSGFDLGMETQPSSTLTFSTSSGSASTLPPSAQTQTQSSASISASASILPPLHRSSRPPALSAASLFSASASAAASPASGPPTATATATATATATATASPSTAPPQRLSFPFSPFPTSPAAISPSASAFAPASSTVTAAASASASAAASSPFPTTSSTARPILPPLPPLPQVSPLNRFLSERPHSLSHFSELASPRPFPVTLDSLTTLQPDPYSPLNSPFSRHPLLLGPQSTGFWSTYRTQLHQPTDWLQDDSAAPNIGVLAARAFGFNLSDFASSLTPFTSQPPLLQSPSLPPRRSPDLRFPFDSGSSPAPPPASIATSASALQAASATTSASAAPSSRHLHHARAPRATSTSRISATTDTPASPPASGQGFAHPPNSAEAAFDSDNSALDEIFYELDGFPGFPLPIADTANSPSLSTFTNMPPTSRRSLRSRAQQPPEDHDSSASTPNASKRRRISTSAAQPTSLETVIDDDDGENWPLFGSTPPRPGSSADLKNEDFTTIDLTEVNDVPEELKKPEVDNRVKLSAFQCVICMDDVTGLTLTHCGHLFCAQCLYSSLSIESTRGKCPMCRAKIDMKPRDNYSTKTKGYWPLELKLMTRTRQGKRKAQAME, from the exons ATGGCTCCACGCCGAACATCTGGTTCGGGCTCTGGCTTTGACTTGGGCATGGAAACGCAACCGTCGTCGACTCTGACTTTCTCGACGTCTTCAGGATCGGCATCGACGTTACCGCCATCagcacagacacagacacagtcatcagcatcaatatCAGCGTCGGCGTCGATTTTGCCGCCTTTGCATCGCTCGTCACGGCCACCTGCGCTCTCTGCGGCCTCTCTattctcagcttcagcttcagccgctGCTAGTCCTGCCTCTGGTCCTcctactgctactgctactgctactgctactgctactgctactgctactgcaTCGCCGTCCACCGCACCGCCGCAGCgactctcttttcccttttcaccATTTCCAACGTCTCCCGCGGCTATTTCTCCCTCGGCCTCTGCGTTTGCACCGGCGTCTTCTACTGTCACTGCCgctgcatcagcatcagcttcagctgctgcctcatcACCATTtcccaccacctcctccaccgcccgCCCGATTCTgccgccgttgccgccgctACCTCAGGTTTCGCCACTCAACCGATTCCTGTCGGAGCGGCCTCACTCACTCTCACATTTCTCCGAACTTGCCTCTCCACGGCCATTTCCAGTCACCCTCGATAGCCTCACCACGCTGCAGCCTGATCCCTACTCGCCCCTCAACTCGCCCTTCAGCCGCCAtccgctgctgcttggcccGCAGTCGACGGGCTTTTGGTCGACTTACCGCACCCAGCTCCATCAGCCAACCGACTGGCTGCAGGATGATTCTGCCGCACCAAACATCGGTGTCCTTGCTGCCAGAGCCTTTGGTTTTAACCTGAGCGACTTCGCATCCTCCTTGACGCCCTTCACTTCGCAGCCGCCCTTGCTCCAGTCACcgtcgctgccgccgcgACGTTCCCCAGACCTTCGCTTCCCGTTCGACTCCGGCAGCTCTCCTGCGCCACCTCCGGCTTCAATCGCGACCTCAGCATCCGCTTTGCAAGCCGCCTCCGCTACCACCTCGGCGTCTGCAGCGCCTTCTTcacgtcatcttcatcacgcTCGCGCCCCGAGAGCAACATCCACTAGCCGGATTAGCGCTACGACCGATACTCCAGCCTCGCCACCAGCCTCCGGCCAAGGCTTCGCTCATCCTCCAAACTCTGCTGAAGCCGCTTTCGATAGCGATAACAGTGCCCTTGACGAAATTTTCTACGAGCTTGACGGCTTTCCAGGCTTCCCGCTGCCCATCGCCGATACTGCCAACTcgccttctctctccacaTTCACCAACATGCCTCCGACATCAAGGCGATCGCTGCGCAGCCGGGCTCAGCAGCCGCCCGAAGATCACGACTCCTCAGCTTCTACTCCAAATGCCAGCAAACGGCGGAGGATCTCGACCTCTGCCGCTCAACCCACATCTTTAGAGACTGTGAtagatgacgacgacggcgaaaACTGGCCCTTGTTCGGCTCTACCCCGCCGAGACCTGGGTCGAGCGCTGATTTGAAAAACGAGGATTTTACTACGATCGACCTCACCGAAGTTAACGACGTTCCCGAGGAGCTCAAAAAACCAGAGGTGGATAACAGAGTCAAACTGTCCGCGTTCCAGTGCGTAATATGTATGGACGATGTGACGGGGCTGACTCTCACGCATTGTG GACACCTATTCTGTGCCCAATGCCTCTACTCCTCGCTTAGCATCGAATCAACAAGGGGCAAATGTCCCATGTGCAGAGCAAAGATCGACATGAAGCCTCGCGATAATTActcaacaaagacaaaagggtACTGGCCGCTGGAGCTGAAACTGATGACGAGAACGCGCCAAGGCAAACGCAAAGCGCAAGCCATGGAATAA
- a CDS encoding nucleoporin — translation MAEITTLDALQALHRELLTLSSGGGSSSDNLSNELLLEIFEKELGRLWERPKKSEKSRSTVKTGKVSIDGSEYSVNDKFQQDVFALSDEIDLDEVEAARYLLDSQDDVSVLGRSLLECAVIRFHQQRKYALDSFRLFLELNNQDYEGEEPSALEAIKVYVENRLLRKTHNGSKRLASTCLQTMVEIKSWLQKLGEKMTAAQTLGNVPTDDLPEELETVEFSRVSLIQQHEALGVILCECVDKRQAETAEFTEFISVLKKWDKYDTLLVHLVPAIGAYMSVFASSEGGYDLRQGRELNTKIFPPSDDSTWPLPFLHATVRAWWLAEYSGWYLDDPPESAIPPGTDLDEEDRQRSKQFLDSLKDGAFDFMLSVAGDIRSPDWHDSVRAGMRKWLQRKSSPLVSERTQFSNFFQLCLMSQLEVFVDAFITNLPDVLRKLRVEEDEQRQLSQTHEQDLDLERFLLIIAYAYEGRPDASANFWQDPDSNLAGFMHWASRRASTPLVAAFCEMLQAISVNDECATAAHEFLLDEGHHSSGKMRRTQSLTWAQIFKELDFFSDKIKQKPTPAQTTRFRGGKPAADVIETEPESSMMLECYLRLITKLASESEITRQFLLLNSGYNLVDMLYELASSPIPSQLRGCVFLALKSLVSRKSLQENHAMWRCLENWISGGYVGATTAGTIRSLQPAPLVSMDRIFDEMSNGFEDPESFIRLLLELVTPASDSNPLNDGLPFPENLGASSRAPGIEVYIDFVIGLVFSSKIQDLQDVHQTRVLRLSCLEFILACLTTFNEDLLVLANETNIAIDSLVSTTDLATYVKMHPFARVMEWMFNDKVMTALFNTIHQKSVDIGNATPDSPLILGVLRAIEVITKVLDLETTYLDLVRPLIKTQSGSRRQPVANAAYASFQDGLVTRLNLVVDLGKYCGIGHPDLTLACLKLLEKMSSSSKITAAWSGTTRHAHRNKAIVAMEANGEHEGISRAFIAEVMTPLEAGSGADSPLYVTKVYILDFLYQCLRMTPKEPTIAHLLLGFKCGLDSLSVEVNSSFASRTSLFHSILGLLLESPSNDALGGMRQWLIGIKSRVMRILNILWSSPLSSGIVVRELRENELLFHLLTRETVIQPDLSWEGQTVGNSQFPMTDGAVTLIEFLTLRSMTMEYIAMELCKIAQGRMPGVKRRIFDALNGQIVSESNETIQTPTVFDLFDFLLPDGFWEIPPPSIQFYKDLDLSACLEHDADGNQVYNLERVREILLLKRGEAQQNAVIAANDMALIEREEVVIMEYLISSDRQKQISSQCLRVLRSWIKVLLVMVESCDYKGVAQTSFFLQALQAILPSLEMFASDRPEEALELAKLARVLLFKLDLSPLSADDKSNRTIGNLVSDKLYQLFQTCLQAIGKWAGSPQLRSVYYEICYRYLTGMSEDVGPLSASRPKTFKTVQVYGERLINVVCDDAYCGEPACQTAALIFLGALVHMDSQERESYIVETLNKLNFIGILIDSLRNIMKEWHDVFASNNTDQQNFQNARLSIILQLAQSRTGAKYILHANLFRTLENSGLFAADPELQIDAANPRALEQHYDLLARVVRIIGAAILSRGNNNVTQGRKFLTDHRMLVSHALKRSAGIGTGNEDDRLEERIEELADALVVVIAATSFLEFENDILPEPKQLDHPLFH, via the exons ATGGCCGAGATTACGACACTAGACGCCCTCCAGGCCCTGCACCGCGAGCTGTTGACGCTGAGCAGCGGTGGGGGCAGCAGCTCTGACAACTTGAGCaacgagctgctgcttgaaaTCTTTGAGAAGGAGTTGGGGAGACTATGGGAGCGtccgaagaagagcgaaaagaGCCGCAGTACGGTGAAGACCG GCAAGGTCTCTATTGACGGCAGCGAGTATTCGGTCAACGACAAGTTCCAGCAAGATGTGTTTGCGCTATCGGATGAAATCGACCTTGACGAGGTGGAAGCCGCCAGATACCTTCTCGACTCTCAGGATGATGTCTCTGTATTGGGGCGATCGCTTCTCGAGTGTGCCGTGATCCGATTCCACCAGCAGCGGAAATATGCTCTGGATTCTTTCAGGCTATTCCTGGAGCTGAATAACCAGGACTacgaaggagaagagccgAGCGCGTTAGAGGCCATCAAAGTTTACGTCGAGAACCGCCTACTGCGAAAAACGCATAATGGATCAAAGCGCCTTGCTTCGACTTGTTTACAGACCATGGTTGAAATCAAGTCATGGCTACAAAAACTGGGAGAAAAAATGACAGCTGCTCAGACTCTGGGTAACGTGCCCACAGATGATCTGccagaagagctggaaaCCGTGGAGTTCTCTCGCGTGAGCCTGATTCAGCAGCACGAAGCTTTGGGTGTCATCTTGTGCGAGTGTGTGGACAAGAGGCAGGCCGAAACCGCTGAGTTTACAGAATTCATCTCCGTTCTGAAAAAGTGGGATAAGTATGATACATTACTAG TCCACCTCGTTCCAGCAATCGGCGCCTACATGTCTGTCTTTGCATCATCTGAAGGAGGTTATGACTTgaggcaaggaagagagcTGAACACAAAGATTTTCCCACCCTCAGATGACTCCACTTGGCCGCTTCCCTTTCTACATGCTACAGTTCGTGCCTGGTGGCTTGCAGAGTATAGTGGGTGGTATCTAGACGATCCTCCCGAATCTGCTATCCCGCCAGGCACTgaccttgatgaagaggatcGTCAGAGGTCAAAGCAGTTCTTGGACTCATTAAAAGATGGCGCGTTTGACTTCATGCTCTCGGTGGCTGGAGATATTCGATCTCCAGACTGGCACGACTCTGTTCGCGCTGGCATGCGCAAATGGCTGCAACGAAAGTCATCACCATTGGTTTCTGAGCGAACACAATTTTCCAACTTCTTTCAGCTGTGTTTGATGTCGCAGCTAGAGGTTTTCGTTGATGCCTTCATCACCAATCTACCTGATGTCCTCCGAAAGCTCagggtggaagaagatgagcagcgCCAGCTCAGCCAGACACACGAACAAGACCTGGATTTGGAGAGGTTCCTTTTGATCATCGCCTACGCTTATGAGGGGCGACCTGATGCCTCTGCAAACTTTTGGCAAGACCCAGACAGCAATCTCGCCGGATTTATGCACTGGGCTTCCCGGAGAGCCTCAACGCCCTTAGTTGCAGCTTTTTGTGAGATGCTCCAGGCTATTTCCGTGAATGACGAATGTGCCACCGCAGCCCACGAGTTCCTCCTAGACGAAGGTCATCACTCGTCTggcaagatgagaagaactCAATCCCTGACATGGGCTCAAATATTCAAAGAGCTTGATTTCTTCTCCGACAAGATTAAGCAGAAGCCTACTCCAGCCCAGACAACTAGATTTCGGGGCGGAAAGCCGGCTGCCGATGTCATAGAAACAGAGCCTGAGTCATCCATGATGCTTGAATGCTATCTGCGCCTGATAACGAAACTGGCGAGCGAGAGTGAGATTACTAGACAGTTTTTGTTGTTGAACTCGGGCTACAATCTTGTCGATATGCTGTACGAGTTGGCTAGCAGCCCTATACCTTCTCAACTACGTGGCTGCGTCTTCCTAGCCTTGAAGTCTCTGGTTAGCCGCAAGAGTCTTCAGGAGAATCATGCCATGTGGAGATGTCTGGAGAATTGGATCTCGGGTGGCTACGTTGGTGCAACAACTGCGGGCACGATACGGTCATTGCAACCAGCACCCCTGGTGTCAATGGATCGCATTTTTGACGAGATGAGCAATGGCTTTGAGGACCCCGAGTCTTTCATTAGGCTCTTGCTCGAACTGGTCACCCCTGCAAGCGATTCTAACCCTCTGAACGACGGACTGCCATTTCCAGAGAACCTTGGTGCCAGCTCTCGAGCGCCTGGAATTGAAGTCTATATCGATTTTGTGATtggtcttgttttttcctcAAAGATCCAGGATCTTCAAGACGTTCACCAAACGAGAGTGCTCAGACTTAGCTGCCTGGAGTTTATCCTTGCCTGCCTCACCACGTTCAACGAGGATCTCCTGGTTTTGGCGAACGAGACAAACATTGCTATCGACTCGTTAGTCTCGACGACGGATTTGGCGACATATGTCAAGATGCATCCTTTTGCGCGGGTGATGGAGTGGATGTTTAACGACAAAGTGATGACGGCCCTCTTTAACACCATTCACCAAAAGTCTGTCGATATCGGTAACGCGACTCCGGACTCACCGCTCATCTTGGGTGTGCTGCGTGCGATAGAGGTCATAACGAAAGTTCTGGACCTTGAAACCACCTACCTGGACCTTGTTCGTCCGCTAATCAAAACCCAGTCTGGTTCACGTAGGCAACCTGTCGCCAATGCTGCGTATGCCTCGTTCCAGGATGGGCTGGTGACGAGATTGAATCTTGTGGTAGATTTGGGCAAGTACTGCGGCATTGGTCACCCTGACTTGACTTTAGCCTGTCTCAAgttgctggagaagatgtcttcatcatccaagatCACAGCTGCCTGGTCTGGAACTACTCGCCACGCCCATAGAAACAAAGCGATCGTTGCCATGGAAGCAAATGGAGAGCACGAAGGCATATCGCGAGCGTTCATCGCCGAAGTAATGACGCCTCTTGAAGCTGGGAGCGGAGCAGATTCACCTCTCTATGTAACAAAGGTGTATATCTTGGACTTTTTATATCAGTGCCTTCGAATGACGCCAAAGGAGCCTACCATTGCACACTTGCTGCTGGGTTTCAAATGCGGACTGGATTCGCTCTCGGTCGAAGTCAACAGCTCTTTTGCATCCCGCACCTCACTCTTTCACAGTATACTGGGGCTCCTGCTAGAGTCTCCTTCCAACGATGCACTCGGTGGTATGAGACAGTGGTTGATTGGCATCAAATCTCGCGTGATGCGTATATTAAATATTCTCTGGAGCTCACCACTGTCATCCGGAATTGTCGTCCGAGAGCTTCGAGAGAATGaacttctcttccatcttcttaCTCGTGAGACGGTTATCCAACCAGACCTGTCCTGGGAAGGCCAGACTGTTGGAAACTCACAATTCCCAATGACTGATGGAGCCGTGACGCTGATTGAGTTTCTGACTCTTCGAAGTATGACTATGGAATACATAGCCATGGAACTTTGCAAGATAGCACAGGGACGTATGCCTGGTGTGAAGAGACGCATATTTGATGCCCTCAACGGCCAAATTGTTTCAGAGAGCAATGAGACAATACAAACCCCGACTGTATTTGATTTGTTCGACTTCCTCCTGCCAGACGGATTTTGGGAGATCCCGCCGCCGTCGATTCAATTCTACAAAGACCTGGATCTCTCTGCATGCTTAGAGCACGATGCCGACGGCAACCAAGTATACAACCTGGAGCGAGTGAGAGAGATCCTTTTGCTaaagagaggagaagcgcaGCAGAATGCAGTCATTGCAGCTAATGACATGGCACTTATcgaaagagaagaggttgTGATTATGGAGTATCTTATTTCGTCTGACAGACAAAAGCAAATTTCTTCACAATGCCTCCGAGTCTTGCGGTCATGGATCAAGGTGTTGCTGGTCATGGTTGAATCTTGTGACTACAAAGGTGTAGCACAGACCTCATTCTTCCTTCAAGCATTGCAGGCTATTCTGCCAAGCCTGGAAATGTTCGCTTCAGATCGTCCAGAGGAAGCTTtggagctggccaagctggcaAGGGTCTTGCTCTTCAAGCTTGATCTCTCGCCTCTTTCAGCCGATGACAAAAGCAATAGAACTATCGGCAATCTAGTCAGCGACAAGCTGTACCAGCTTTTCCAAACTTGTCTCCAGGCCATTGGCAAGTGGGCAGGTTCTCCTCAGTTGAGATCTGTCTATTACGAGATTTGCTACCGGTATCTGACGGGCATGTCAGAAGATGTTGGGCCACTGAGCGCCAGCCGCCCAAAGACGTTCAAGACTGTTCAAGTATATGGTGAGCGACTCATCAATGTCGTCTGCGATGATGCCTACTGCGGAGAGCCGGCATGCCAGACGGCGGCCCTGATCTTCCTGGGCGCTTTGGTTCACATGGACAGCCAAGAGCGAGAGAGCTATATTGTCGAGACGCTTAACAAGCTGAATTTCATCGGTATCCTCATTGACTCTCTACGAAATATTATGAAGGAATGGCATGATGTCTTTGCTTCCA ACAATACCGATCAGCAAAACTTCCAGAATGCCCgtctctccatcatcctccagCTGGCCCAGTCTCGCACCGGTGCCAAGTACATCCTCCACGCCAACCTCTTCCGTACCCTCGAGAACTCTGGTCTCTTTGCCGCCGACCCTGAACTACAGATCGACGCAGCAAATCCTCGCGCCCTGGAGCAGCATTATGACCTGCTTGCCAGAGTTGTCCGTATCATTGGCGCAGCTATTCTCAGCCGCGGCAATAACAACGTGACGCAAGGACGCAAGTTCCTTACCGATCATCGCATGCTTGTCAGCCATGCTTTGAAGCGCAGCGCCGGCATTGGCACGGGGAATGAAGACGACCGCCTAGAGGAGCGGATTGAAGAACTCGCCGACGCACTGGTGGTCGTCATTGCTGCAACAAGCTTCTTGGAA TTTGAAAATGATATCCTGCCAGAGCCCAAGCAGCTTGACCACCCGCTGTTTCATTAG